Proteins from a genomic interval of Providencia stuartii:
- the fliD gene encoding flagellar filament capping protein FliD, protein MAGISTLGIGANLDLNNQMDQLEAMEKRRLEPLATQKASYDAQISAFGKMQSSLEKLKKAAEDIKKYGDISTTKVNGEYKSFDVKTDGKAVAGVHDVLVTQLAKAQTIATKGHDDNKKLLGNGSAERTITITQPAEKEPIIIKLDNEHTSLIEIADAINKTDKTVTAAVIKDKTNNYHLVVTSKKEGTDHRISINVEGDDELAKILNVESELNSDGNVVLKDEKNIGIEQKVPPQNALLNIDGFELESQSNEAKDLFPGLTLTLKKESEDKKPDHLIVSEDIEPAKAKIKAWVDAYNEFQNLAKELTKYTPTTKGTAPDKTNGPLIGDSTLRTIQSQLRTQIRSAQDSGEINLLNKMGITQKVDGTLEIEDKKFEKALKDNPGSVKNFFMGDGKETGFATENFNFLKETLDAREGTLHNATDGVQKKKKSLDKRIEQTNKQIENTMDLYRRQFQNLDKMMSSLNSTSNSLGRLLG, encoded by the coding sequence ATGGCTGGTATATCGACACTCGGTATCGGGGCAAACTTAGACTTAAATAACCAAATGGACCAACTTGAAGCGATGGAAAAACGCCGCCTTGAGCCATTAGCCACTCAAAAAGCCAGCTATGATGCGCAAATCAGTGCCTTTGGTAAAATGCAATCGTCACTCGAAAAATTAAAAAAAGCGGCTGAAGATATTAAAAAATATGGTGATATCAGTACCACCAAAGTCAATGGCGAATATAAGAGTTTTGATGTAAAAACAGACGGCAAAGCGGTAGCAGGTGTACATGATGTATTAGTCACCCAGTTAGCCAAAGCGCAAACTATCGCCACTAAAGGCCATGATGATAATAAAAAATTATTAGGGAATGGCAGTGCAGAACGCACCATCACCATTACTCAACCCGCTGAAAAAGAACCTATCATTATTAAATTAGATAATGAACATACTTCTTTAATTGAAATAGCAGATGCGATTAATAAGACCGATAAAACGGTTACCGCAGCAGTGATTAAAGATAAAACGAATAATTATCACCTTGTTGTTACCTCCAAAAAAGAAGGTACAGACCACCGTATTAGTATTAATGTTGAAGGTGATGACGAACTCGCAAAAATACTGAATGTTGAATCTGAATTAAACAGTGATGGTAATGTCGTTTTAAAAGATGAAAAAAACATCGGCATAGAGCAAAAAGTTCCCCCGCAAAATGCCTTGTTAAATATTGATGGTTTTGAACTTGAATCACAAAGCAATGAAGCAAAAGATCTCTTTCCTGGTTTAACTCTGACACTAAAAAAAGAGAGTGAAGATAAAAAACCCGATCATCTGATCGTTTCTGAGGATATTGAACCTGCTAAAGCAAAAATTAAAGCCTGGGTAGATGCCTATAATGAATTCCAAAATCTCGCTAAGGAATTGACTAAATATACGCCAACAACGAAAGGAACTGCGCCAGATAAAACCAACGGCCCATTGATTGGTGATTCTACACTACGAACAATACAAAGCCAGTTACGTACGCAAATACGTTCAGCACAAGATAGTGGTGAGATTAATTTATTGAACAAAATGGGGATCACACAAAAAGTTGATGGCACATTAGAGATAGAAGATAAAAAATTCGAAAAAGCGCTAAAAGATAACCCTGGAAGTGTCAAAAATTTCTTTATGGGAGATGGTAAAGAAACAGGCTTTGCCACAGAAAACTTTAATTTCTTAAAAGAGACACTCGACGCTCGTGAAGGCACACTGCATAACGCAACTGATGGCGTGCAAAAGAAAAAGAAAAGCCTTGATAAACGCATTGAACAAACAAATAAACAAATTGAAAACACTATGGATTTATACCGCCGTCAATTCCAGAATTTAGATAAAATGATGAGCTCACTCAATAGCACCAGTAACTCATTAGGCAGACTGTTAGGTTAA
- the fliS gene encoding flagellar export chaperone FliS: MYQQKAKQAYQQVDLESEITNATPYQLITILYKGALSALKRAEIFMQQNNIAAKGQEITKAIDIIDTGLKQALNHDAGGEIAENLDRLYDYMIMRLLNANLENNVAYIQEVYQLLSDIASAWQQIGANVDER; this comes from the coding sequence ATGTATCAACAAAAAGCAAAACAAGCCTACCAACAAGTCGATTTGGAAAGTGAAATTACCAACGCGACACCGTATCAATTGATCACTATTCTATATAAAGGGGCGTTAAGCGCCCTAAAACGTGCTGAAATTTTTATGCAACAGAATAATATCGCGGCAAAAGGCCAAGAAATTACAAAAGCCATCGATATTATTGATACGGGTTTGAAACAAGCGCTTAATCATGACGCGGGTGGCGAAATCGCGGAGAACCTTGATCGTCTATATGATTACATGATTATGCGCTTATTAAATGCTAACCTTGAAAATAATGTGGCTTATATCCAAGAAGTTTACCAATTACTCTCCGATATCGCGTCAGCTTGGCAACAGATCGGGGCAAATGTGGATGAAAGATAA